taattgtgtgtgtgtgtgtgtatataaatGTTTGAATAGTCATAAGCATGGAAAAAGCAATGGGGATACAGATTTTCTTAATTGCTGCAAAAATTGTGCAAAATTTGGAGACTATTAGGAATCAGTATAATTTAGAAAAAGAATGAGTGGGAAAAAAAACTTGGGGCACGTTTAGTACGTGAAATAGACTCATGGAATAGAATGGCTATTCTTATGGAATAACGATTCTCAACTATTCCcctacgaagaggaatacctattccttgaGAAATGAAatggattttccaaaaaaacccttttttttttcttttctacaaacctaaataaataactaatcaCAAAACATTCTATGGGTGGCTGGCCACCTTGGCAGAACCACGGGGGTGCCCCTTCCCGATGGTGGTGatttagttttcttcttctttgtactGTTCACTTCACTATTCAGACTCTCAATTGGCATTGCCATTGTAATATTGACGAAATTGATAGAGGTCATACAGTAGCCAAGTTTGATTCCAACTTCACAGGAACATTCCATCGATGTTTGAATTAGTCTCAGAAGGAGTTATTTATTAGAATCCTACCAGTCAATTGTATTGTCCTAAAGGTTTGGAAGGGGTCCACCATGAGGGGCTCTGGGGGTGGTGTGACCACCCCCATGGTTTTGTCATGGTGGTCGGCCaccaaagaatttttttcaggtttttttttttaaaaaaaatttattattatatatatatattttgggtattttagtaattttgatacAATTCCAGTGAGAacatgtgttgtcaccaaactacgAAATAGGCATAACTATTCTATTCCACCACCTTTCATTTTCagtaataattattcatttttctaatggaatagtcatgcTGCGTATCAAATGTGCCCTTACTGCTTAAAGTAAAGAAGCATTGGTTTTCATTCTTGAATTATTTATAGAATAATCTAAGAGTGCTTGCATAACATGGGAATAGTTGAAATGTTTGGAGTTTCTACTGTTCTGTGAATTTCTGAATAAGTTGGGAGAAGGTCAATTGGAAATTCACAAGATAAATCTGGTGAACCCAATAATTCGAAACTCTAAAATTGGCTTTTGGTGCATGATGACTAAATCATCTTGGGCGAATGTTTCAGGTTGCAATAGTTGTTGGTGGGGGGAATATCTTCCGTGGATCCTCCTGGGCAGGAAGTAGTGGCCTTGACCGCTCGTCTGCTGATTACATCGGGTAATGCCTATATCTGGATTGATCAGCACATAAAACCTTTCGGTTGTAAATCAAAGCTCTATTTTGATGGTTAACATATCTTTATAACTCTATTGTTGCTACTGGGCCAATTTATTAATTTCGGtattggagatttttttttttctttttgtccaaGAGCTTTAGGTTCCATCAATGCATACAGTAACCTGGAACATATAGAAAAGTTAATATATGCAGAATACTGTTGCTTGAAGTTTTGGACTAGAGCTGTTTCATCCATATGTTATGTACCAGTACAATTATCTCATATCTTTCCTTATTATCTGTTTATTGTAGTATGTATTTACAATCTGTAACACACACAGACATACTGAAATACTTTTTTATTGCTAATTGAAAAGAAACTTGCTGTATGCTTTAGTGATCCCTTCCTAGAAATTGGGATATCTTGTCCCTAGATGCCTAAAGATTTATTctgtttattttcttaatgtacaaacctcttctttttctttcttttttctaattttttaggaTGTTGGCGACTGTCATGAATGCTATATTTCTTCAAGCAACAATGGAGAGTATCGGCATCCCTACTCGGGTACAGACTGCATTTCGCATGTCTGAGGTTGCAGAGCCATATATACGCCGGAGGGCTATTAGGCATTTAGAAAAAGGCAGGGTTGTGATTTTTGCAGCTGGAACTGGAAATCCATTCTTCACCACAGACACCGCTGCGGCCCTTCGCTGTGCGGAAAGTATGTCATATTTTCTAATACTAAATGCTAGCCTGACATTAATCTAATTTGGAATTAACGAAGCTTTAATCTATTAATACCATATGCCTTTTCAACTATGTGATAATCTTTCAAAAGACTTTCTCGAAGCCTTTCCAAGTTTGTCATTAAAACTTAAGTTACTTCTTGAATCTAACTTCATTGATTTATTGCTAAAAGTTGAAATCCTGTCTAGCATGAATGATGTCTTAAAGTCTAATAACTCCTTTTTTCTGAGCTAATTGTTCTCATTCAATTGTGGATCAGTCAATGCAGAGGTTGTGCTGAAAGCTACCAATGTTGATGGGGTCTACGATGAGGACCCAAGGCGTAACCCGAATGCTCGTCTTCTTGATACTCTAACTTACGCTGACGTGACTTCGAAAGATCTTTCAGTGATGGACATGACGGCCATCACTTTGTGCGAAGAAAATAACATTCCAGGTATGTTTAGATAATCAGATTTCAAGATaagtagaaataatttgtaCTTGAAAATTTGCCGAGTGAAATGATTTTGCGTGTATATGTTCCTTTATCTTAATTAAACAGAAAGTGCCCCCTATTGAGATGAGTTTCTTTTCATCGATGCAGTCGTTGTCTTCAATCTAAGCCAACCGGGTAACATCTCCAGAGCCATAAAGGGAGAGAGCATTGGCACATTGATCGGAGGGACACGGAATTCAACGGTGCCAAGGACATGAAATCCCACTCCTATGGGTTCTAATTTAAGTTTTGAGTTCTGGTATCACTAAACCTGAAGTTTTAGTTGCACCTCCAAAAGCAATTATGAActcagtttttttgttttttttgtttttagcatCTAATTGAACTGATAGAAATCTTGCAAAAGATTATTTGTAAATAACTTTTCAAAACATTGGACTTCTGCAGAATTTCCATTGACTTTTCAGTTCTTTTCAAGATTTTGTAGCAATTATAGTTGGACAATCCAGCATAATTTACTATGATATGTTCAGATCAGAGTTATTGGCTTTCTGTCAACACCCACCCGCATGTATACTGGACATTGCTTGTAAGGTCTTGGTAGTTATGGATTCCGATTTCCAGTAATTTCCGAACAAAATGTGAAAGACTCCTTATAGAGTTTACTTGCCCAAGCAAGTAGATTTCATAAGAattctttcatattttctgtCTGAATTACTAGCAATCGAGACAGAAAATTGTTGGAGATCTCTATCCAATACTTATTGTCATCCAAAATGTAATTTTTGGTGACCTTAGGTTTATTGTTAACCAAACAGATTCTTCCCATTCTCTGGTGGCAGAttttaggtttgattttatTGGCCGGATTTAACTTTTGTCAGAGTTGTTTGCTGAATTTTGGCATGAAAAATTTGGCCAGGTCCTGTTCTtgaatgtatgtatgtatgtatatatatagtccaaCTCAATTTAACATCATCATGTTAACCTACTCTTCATCATTACATATTCCCGATTACTTGGAATATTATTCCATGATTGAATTTGACCACAGAAGTCAAAAATTTCTCAGTTGAATTATTGGTCATAGTTCAAAGTttttacttgatttttttttttttttttttgaacaaaatagcatatgccatcatatattaataaataaagtccCAGGGACAAAAAcaagaggtacaagaccccaATACCCTAAGCCAGATAAATCTGACTTGAAACAGCAACCTGAACAATACAAATCGTTACAGGGACAACaatgagccactctttacatttaCAGTGCAACTCACAAATAGAAAATGGCAGATCTAGCACCtaagccaacaaatagtccagtaaCAAATAAGCATCACAAAGGCAAACTGTGAGAAAACACTAAAAGATCGAAATAGAACACCCTAAAACAAGAAGCACAAAATCGGGACCGGCTTCGGAGGCCCCGTCACCGGCGATGGCGCGTGTACCACACGCGCCGCCATCGAAGACCCCACAACAGCAGAGAACCGCCAGGAGACCCCGAAACCACCGAAAACCCCCCAACCCCGCCATGGAAGACAAGCTGTGACACACACGCGCCGGTCCAGGGAGAGTCTTCCCTGGCGCATGTAGGCCACGCGCCGAGCGTAAAGGACCGACACTGCCGTGGCTAGAAGTTGCAGGACCGGAAGAAGCCGGCGACCACTGTGGTGAGGCGCGTGTCCTGGAAGAAATCGCCGAAGAGAACAGATCTGACACCAAAGAATGaaacccaaacaaagaaaaaacaggtCAGAACTCCGCCGGAAAGAACACACCAGAGAGCCGCTTCCAACCTAAAACCCGATTTAGTCTTCTGTCGGGGAACGACAACCACTACCGGATCTAACCCGAGggaaacaaaaactctaaaaccTAATGGCCGGAGGAAAACAAAACACTCCACTGTCTCAGACAATTATCGGGTGCGTTGGTTCTCATGAGTATATCTATAATGAACCAATAAAAGgacatattttttcaaaattaagttggaagaaatttttttaaatttggtcTCTAAAAATGTTGTCTCTcttaacatattaaaaataaatatttttttaatagtatgtgatttttatatgttttttttttaaatttattattaccctttaaaaaaaaaaaaaaaaaaaaaaaaagggaagaagaaataCCTCTACCACCTCAGGCTGGCTGAGGTCAGCCTGAGGTGCTATGACAGTATAAAGGcttaatttgaaaatgagagCTGACTTTTCGTCCCTACCTATACGCACGGGCACACGCTTTGACCATTTTATCCAACGTCAAGAGAAGCACTCTAGTGGACACAAGTTGATTGGATCCATTGAGGAACACCGATCACTCAAACAACAAACTATAActtctccctttttctttttttttttttctttttttttttaatacttaagCTTATTTGTgtcgacataaaatattttattttgaaaaatattttcaattcaaaaaaaaagtaattattttttattatttgtttgcatTCTGAAAATGATTCGCAAAACATTTTTCGACGTTTGATTTATATGAAAAATcactaaatatattttatattttcatataatctaAAGAGTTACGAGGAAAAAAGAGACGACGAAGATAGGTTGTAAAAGTAGAGAGTGTAAAAATAGGCGGCCTTAAAGGGTAAGATTGAAATCTAATGCAATTGCGTGCTCATCTAGATTGCAATTTGGGCAGTTAATTGTTAAAGGGCCTTTGTGGACAGCCCGAGACCTGCTCGAACAAGTAAGCCCCATAGAGAGTCCTCTCACAATTTCCTACCCGGGAGTGTAGGAAAGCGGCGACAAATTAGTTTACGTAGATAGGAGCGTAAACCATCTTACGCCTCACTAGATTATTTTCCTTGATCAATTGAAAACATATGCAGGTTTACCAATATTTTACTCATCGCCAAACGctcaaaaataggaaaaacgttttctcaaaaaataggaaaaacgttttctaaaaaatattttacgccgaaacaaacgaggTCTTAAATTGCTAGAAAATCAAATGCCTCGCTATACTTTTAACAAAGACgaaacaaatatatattatgaataatgctacacacacttcTACTCTCACACTCCcgatgtagtttttaaaatcactattgaatttgtgatgaATCATTATTAAATGTTAATCTtacgataattttaaaagtcacgtaaGAGTGAAAATAAGAGCATTTCTCGTATATTAGTACCTACAAACTCTAACCTCAATTAGACTTggacaaaataaacaaaataaaagtctCATTATGTCATCCTCCAACAATTCAAACCTCCAAATTTTCTACACACGAGAAAGAAGTGTTCCAAAAAAACAATTCCCAACCACATGACCTACCCaaagttattattttaaaggCAACCTCAACTACCTCACATTAAATATCAAGACgagaacataaaaaaacaaaaccaacaatCCCCAAAATTACATAAACCACCCAGCTACTTTGAACTAATTGCGTGGCGGCCCATTTGGTCCTAGCAATATATCATTTACAGACTTTCAACTACTAATAACTACCCTAAAAGAATACATAATAGTAAGAATAAAGAAGTTAGTCAATGCAAAAACTTTACCAATTTCCTGTGCAAAATTGCAGGCTTTTTTTCCCCGAAATTCCTTAAGCACAGTAGCACACGGCTATGCCTAAAAGTCCAAAAATCTGCGTAACAGGTCCATCGAAGAAGGAGATGGAGAGACCAGAGAAGCCGAGGGCAACCCCGAAGGACTCGCCGAGAACCCATTATGCCAAACCGGGCTCAGATCATGAAACAGAGGAAAGTTCTGCGGGTCATTGAACGGCGAGAAGAACCCATCAGGAATCGGAGGCAAATTCGCCGGCGCCGGCGATAATATCCCCGGATAAGCCTCACCCAAATCTAGAAACTCATCTCCTTCCATTATATCCATCACTGCGGCAGTACTGCTGTCCCTGTCCCTGTCCCTGTCTCTCTCCGACGGACTGGTCTTCTCGATGGAGGCAAGCCTCGCCGCCGGGGAGAGGTCTCCGGCGCCGGGGGGCGATGTCGACGATGATGGGCCGGTGAGGCGCTGGACGATGTACATGAAGTTGGAGGCGGTGGCGTGGATGACCTTGGGAGAGACGGAGTAGATAATCACTGGCTGTTGCGGTGGCTGTTGGGTTTGGAAGGGCTTTGGCGGCTGTTTAGGAGGCGGATGCGGCGGAGGCTTCCTGATCTTGTGAGAGTCTTTGCTGACTTTCAGAGGAGGAGGGCGGGGGCCTTGGAGCTGGACCTCTTTCTTCTGCTGATGTGTCATCTTTCCGGGGTCCGGCTGGTTCATTTCTACCGGCGATTTGTTTGGGATtttggagagggagagagaaagcaAAGGTGTGGCTTTGGGAGATGCTGGGAAGCCAGGGAAGGGCAAGTGGGAAGGTTGGAAACTTGGAAGTTGCCGATGAATATTCAATGTTGTATGAGTTGggctcaaattaattattattgtttattcttttattgACTATAAGCAATTCCgttgacttcaaaaaaaaaaaaaaaaaaaaaaaaaaaaaaaagagatgactGGGAAGTCTTTCAATTAGTATTTTTGTTTGGCCAAAACAAAATAgtgcttttttattattattattattatttctttaattctttaagAAAATGAGAGGAGCGGGAGATTTCTGAAAATTAAATTAGATTAACTTTGATCAAAGTACAATTTTAATCACAATATTATGTGTTAaatcctattttatttttaagctaTCAATTTTTTGGTTTAGCAGGCCGAACATTACTTTAATCATGTATTATTGTTATTAGAACACTAATTACCCCTTATAGACAGAATATGAACAATAATTACTAATGAGAATGTTGCATACTATATTCACATTTCACTATTATTATATTGATTTAACTATCATTATATTAAGTTAACGTAACCGTGCCGATCGATCATTAAATCtgtattttttaaagaaatattgATAGGCACTGTCATATTAGTCTAAAAGAATAAGAGTGTAGCATGTAACATTCTTCGTTACTAATAtgatatgtatttttataagaataattttatttaatagacTCATGTATAATTgtcatacaaataaaaattagctcTTGAATCaacatttagttttttttttaccaagtgTTGATCCAATGAGTGATTTTTTTACTACCATGTCATCcagttatataataattatataaaaatctactaaatagtattatttatctttttataatttttttttttttttttacatgtccacacaagaggggagaggaagattcgaactagtaacctccgCTTCTTGAGGCGTAGtctccaaccgattgagctactcctTGGGGACCTCTCTTTTTATAAATAGATGATATATCCATATTACTAATGAGTACATATTATCCGAACATGTCAtgtcaataaataaaataaagatagcattaaaaatatttaaaactcaataaataaattaaaacaatgggttaaacatttttttagtcattaagttttgacaactttattttttagtctctgagtttcaattcgcatcacagatggtacctcaattttgggAAAATGCCAAATTAGTATCTCAGTTAAGTTTTTCGTTCAAAAACTGACGGtatgaggttgacatgtggcaatatataaaaaaaattaaaaattaaaaatctcagccacccccttgtttttttatttttttaattaattcttaaagatttttaatttttattttttttatatagtgccacatgtcaaccttaaagattgacacgtggcgagccgttagtttttaaataaaaaacttaattgAGGTACCAATTTGATCTGTTCTCAAAATTGAAGTATTATATGTAATCCGAATTGAAACTaggaactaaaaaaataaagttcttAAAACTCAAGGACCAAATGTGTATTTAACCTTAAAACAATTCATAGTTTtaagataaaattgaaaaatacgTCATTTAGTTCGATAAGAAAAATCACATTTTGACCATTATTTCATCATTGttagtaatttaaaaatacatatggtAAATGCAGCAAAAATACACGTGCAATAGATTATGGTGATGTTGGACTAATTAACcatgcaagatttttttttttttttttttttctcgtgaAAACTTcacttgatatatttttttttttttatcttttatcacgtttacaatcatattcataaactttaaaaaatgtcaatttaatgtattaatatttcattatttttttaattccacccctgttagaattttctgttatatCTTAATGGATgttgtcaaaatttctaaaatacccatcattttttataagattttttttaggcaaaaaaagaagaaaaaaaaattacaaagatttaGGCGTTAGTCATGATtaaacggaatttgcaaaatgACCGTGTatgaaacttttttaaaaaaagaatattttgaaaatttgaaatgatttaatggaaaatcctaacgaattggtgaaattgaaaaattgatatattaaattgacattttttaaagtttaaaggtatgattgtaaaaattataaaagatcaGGGGTAGTAAGTGAAGTTATATTTGGTTTTATTATCTTACTCATCTCCGTAGAAAAGATGTGCAAATCCACCATTAAATCTGTAAATTTGTAATACCACATTCACGTAAATTTAGTGGtgaattgagaaaaaaaaaaatgataaaaaccaTGTCACCAgacataattttcttttctttatcccATCTTAGTCAGCAACAATTACAATATTAAgccaaataataatataattttttggaACATCAAGTCCGTTTGTGGTTGAGATTGAAATGTCACTCTTAAAAGTTTcctagaaaagaaaatcaagtgCATCATAATCCGTGATTCTTATGAGAAAGACACGTAACGATGCATTTAAgagaactttttcttttctttttttttttaaaaaaaaaattacaaaactgtGGTATTAAATAATACGGATGTTTTCTTAACACATGGCTCGTCCATATAAATTTttgagaaattatatatatatatatatatatatatatatatatatatatatatatatatatatatatatatatatatatatatatttctgcattttttacaCATTTATGGGGACGGAAAAATGGGCCCGGTATAGGCCATGTTTCACCCTTAattattaagaagaaaaaaaatttaatgtaaaaataaaaaatataaagtttttttgGCTATTTGCCCttagcaacaatttttttttttaatcccctTAGCCCCTTTCTTTTTATCGTCTTTTCAACTGGTTTCATCTCATCTATGGCAATAGCttcattgtcaaaactttttcttataatatttcACAGGTTGCAATGGATATGTCTAAGAAGAGTAACAATGGAATGAGCTTTATAAAGTTATAGAGATTTTATTGAAAGTAAATGAAATGGATTTAATAAAGCAATGCATTGGAATAAGACAAGTGTGGACTCGATAAGTCACACGTCTGGTAAAGCACGATTTCCTAAAGATGCGTAGAAAATGTAGTGTAAAATGGCAATTCATTGCAATAGAGCTAGATGTCATTACAAATTTTAGAAGAAATacgtttcatttgttttgtattaTGTTTAGTTGAATGggttttttatataatataatgtgTTTCGTATAACAATTAATGGGCTACTGTGTTAGctatagtggttgttctaacaAATTGAGTAAAAGAATATTAGCTTTAAGAACCATGTCATTCAAGAAAAGCATTGTAAGAAATGAACAATTTCatccaattgaaaatttttaattttagtataGAAActgaggctttttttttaatattttttatttgtcctttcctgaatctttggacagtgattttctttacttctttaccaaaaaaactttattttcaattttgcttattgatttttaatttcaagggaataataaaaaaaaataaaaaactgggttatgtttaatttccttaaaatttgcttcttttttttttttgaaaaaaaattgaaataatataTAC
The Alnus glutinosa chromosome 14, dhAlnGlut1.1, whole genome shotgun sequence genome window above contains:
- the LOC133858102 gene encoding uridylate kinase PUMPKIN, chloroplastic yields the protein MAISTSFFPVLSPITISSSSLSSSSWSSTISSLSPFKPHYHGWVAGNPTSNGRLVIQCSSSGMAPTPDPVNVRQHQMSSMASFGVTMNEVGMSKPSYKWQRVLLKVSGEALAGDRMQNIDPKITMSIAREVAAVTRLGIEVAIVVGGGNIFRGSSWAGSSGLDRSSADYIGMLATVMNAIFLQATMESIGIPTRVQTAFRMSEVAEPYIRRRAIRHLEKGRVVIFAAGTGNPFFTTDTAAALRCAEINAEVVLKATNVDGVYDEDPRRNPNARLLDTLTYADVTSKDLSVMDMTAITLCEENNIPVVVFNLSQPGNISRAIKGESIGTLIGGTRNSTVPRT
- the LOC133857691 gene encoding protein MKS1, coding for MNQPDPGKMTHQQKKEVQLQGPRPPPLKVSKDSHKIRKPPPHPPPKQPPKPFQTQQPPQQPVIIYSVSPKVIHATASNFMYIVQRLTGPSSSTSPPGAGDLSPAARLASIEKTSPSERDRDRDRDSSTAAVMDIMEGDEFLDLGEAYPGILSPAPANLPPIPDGFFSPFNDPQNFPLFHDLSPVWHNGFSASPSGLPSASLVSPSPSSMDLLRRFLDF